Below is a window of Nocardioides sp. S-1144 DNA.
CCGCCCCCGCCCCGCATCGCCCGGTTGGCGGCGTTCACGACGGCGTCCACGTGCTGCGTGGTGATGTCGCCCCGGACGACGGTGACCCTGGCGTGGGACGGGCCGCTCACGAGGCGACCTGCTTGATCAGCTTCAGCGTGGCCCGCTCCAGCGCCGCCTGCCGGACGTCGGGGGTGTCGAAGCGACGTCGCGTGGTGCGCTGGATCGTCAGCCCGCGCTCGTAGGCCTCGATCACCCGCGGGTCGACGTAGGAGGAGCGGGCCAGCGTCGGGGTGTTGCCGAGGAACTCCGACACCTCGCGCATCGCGCCGGCCACCGCGCGCTTGCGCGACGCCGACGTCTTCCCCGGCTCGGGCGACTCCGCCAGGGCCGCCGCGGCGAGCACGGTCGCGTGCCAGGTGCGGAAGTCCTTGGCGGTCGCCTCGAGACCCGTCGTCTCGCGCACGTAGGTGTTGACCAGGTCGGGGATGATCGAGCGCCACGACCGCCCGTGGCGGTAGGCCATCAGGCCCGGGTCGTCCTTGGCGCGTCGGCGGCGCATGATCTCGATCGCCTCGACGACGGTCGCGTCGTCGATCTCGATGCGGTGGTCGACCCCCGACTTGCCGGTGAAGGTGAACACCAGCCGGTCCTGGTGCCGCTTGACGTGGCGCCGCTCGAGCGTGGTCAGCCCGAACGAGCCGTGGGTGTCGGCGTAGACGTCGTTGCCGATCCGGAAGTAGCCGAGGTCGAGCAGCCGGACCGCCGCCGCGCAGGCCCGCTCCAGCGGCATGCCCTCGCGGCCGAGGTCGGCGAGCACCCGCTCGCGCGCCTTGACCAGCCCCTTGCCGAACAGCAGCATCCGCTCGAACTTCTCGGCGTCGCGCCGGGTCCGCCACTCCGGGTGGTAGAGGTACTGGCGCCGGCCGGCGTCGTCGGTGCCGACGGCCTGCAGGTGGCCGTTGGCGTACGGGGTGACCCAGACGTCCTTCCAGGCGGGCGGGATCACCAGGTCGCGCACCCGCTGGGCGTCCTCGGGCGCGAGCCGCTCCCCGTGCTGGTCGAGGTAGACGAACCCCGTGCCGGCCCGGCGTCGGGTCCAGCCGACCTGGTCGGGCGACGTCCGTCTCAAGCGCACCACGCGGGCCACCCTAGGGACGACGGCGCGGCGCCGACCTCACCCGCGCGGGCTGGTCGCTACGACCGCACCGCCCGGGCCAGCCACCGCGGCAGCCGCACGCGGAGCAGGGGTGCTCGCACGCCCTCGCTGCTGAGGTAGACCCGGCCGTCCCGACCGACCGCGATCCCCTCGCCCTGCTGCTGGGCCGGCAGGTCGAACCGGCCGAGCAGCCGGCGCCCGGGCCAGGTGTAGACGGCGGCGTCCTCGTAGCCGCGGACCACGACGTGGCGTCCGTCGGGGAAGAACGCGCCGTCGGTGGCGACGGCCGGTGCCGCGCCGGCGTCGACCAGGCGGTTCGGGCGGTCGCGGCGCAGCGTGCGGGGTGCCAGCAGGAACCGGCCCCCGCCGGCCTCCTTGGTGACCAGCACCAGCCGCCCGCTCCGGGGCCGGACCATCATCGTCTCGACGTCGACCGGCCCTCCGGGGAGCCGCAGGACGAAACGGCGCGGGCGGACGCGGCGATCGCCGGGGCCGAAGGGCACCCGCACGACCGTCAGCCCGGTGCGGGCCGCGACGTTGCCGCCGACGTCGCCGACCCAGACGCGGCCGCGGCCCGCCGGGGCCAGCGCCTCGACGTCCACCGGACGCCGTCGCCACGACGTCACCCCGACGGTCGCGCCGTCGCGGTCGACGGTGAAGACCTGCCCGCCGTCGCCGGAGTCGTTGACCGTCACGAAGGTGTTGCGCCGGGCGACGAGCCCGCTGGACTCGGTGATGGCCGGGTCCTGGAGGACGGTGACGACGCGCGCCGGCGGAGCAGCGCCGCCGCTCCCGGCGGCATCGCCCGCGGGAACGGCGAGGGCGCTCCCGCCCAGCACCAGCGCCAGCAACGGGACCAGTGGTCGCGACCTCATCCGGCCACGCTACGGGCGCGGGCGCGGGCGCAGCGACCGGACCAGCGCGACGACGGCCACGAGGCCGACGACCCCGCCGAGCGCCCACGGCCACGCGGACCGCTCGCCGGCGGCGTCCTCGGTGACCTCGTTCGCCTCGCGGACGCCGTCGCCCTCGGCGGCCGGTTCGGACGCCGGGGGCGTCGGGGGCGCCGGGGGCCTCGTGGGGCTCGCGGGCGTCGTGGGGCTCGAGGTGGGGTCGGGCGCGACCGCCCGGGCGACGCCGCGCGGCAGCGCGACGCGCAGCACGTCCGAGCGCATCCCCTCGGAGCTGACGAAGACCGCGCCGTCCTCGTCGACGGCGATGCCCTCGCCCTGCTGCTGGGCGGGCAGGTCGAAGCGGCCGACCTCGTCGAGGCCGGGCCAGGTGTAGACGGCCGCGGAGCCGTAGCCGCGCACGACGACGTGCCGGCCGTCGGGGAAGAACGAGCCGTCGGTGGCGATCCCGAGCGCGACGCCGGCCCGGCGCATCGGGTTCGGCCCGTCGGGGTCGAGCACGTCGGGACCCACGAACACCTCGCCCCCGAAGACGCCCTTGGTGACGACGACCAGGCGACCCGAGCCCGGCTCGACCATCAGCGTCTCGGCGTCCTGCGGTGGACCCGGGTAGTCGAGCTCGTAGGCCACCACGTCGACGTCGCGGTCGCCGCGCCCGACGGGCACCCGCGAGACGGTGACCCGCTGGCGCGCGGCGAGGTTGTCGCCGATGTCGGCGACCCACACCTCGCCGTCGCCGGCCGGGGCGACCGCCTCCACGTCGGTGGGGTCGCCGGACCAGGTGGTCACGCCCACCGTGTCGCCGGTGGCCGGGTCGACGGTGAAGACCTGACCGGTGTCACCGGAGTCGTTGACCGTCACGAAGAGGCCGTCGCGCGCGACCAGGCCGCTCGACTCGACGATCTCGGGGTCGGTGAAGGTGAGCTCGACGGTCGCCTCCGGTGTCGCCGCCGCGGCCGACAGCGCGACCACGAACGGCACGGCGACGGCGATCCCCAGCAGCCTCGTCACCGGCAGCCTCGTCATCGCCAGCCTCGTCATCGGGAGCCGCGTCACGAGCCGAGCAGCGTGGCCAGGCGCGGCTCGAGGCCCCAGGCACCGACCAGCCCGTCGTACTCCTCGCGGACGCCGTCGGGCACCGCACCGGTGCGCACCGCACGCAGCATGGTGTTGCGCGGCGTGTGCTGGCTCTCCACGAACTGGACGACGTCGACGCGGTAGCCCTGCTGCCGCATCAGCGAGGCGCGCAGGCCGTCGGTGAGGGTGTCGGCGAGCCGCTCGCGCAGGATGCCGTGCCGGGTCAGCTCGCCGTAGGGCGCCGGCGTCTCGACGCGGCGCAGCTGGGCGGCGACGTCGTGGTGGCAGCAGGGCGCGGCCAGCACCACCGACGCCTGCCACCCGACGGCGCGGGCGAGCGCCTCGTCGGTGGCGGTGTCGCAGGCGTGCAGCGCCAGCACGATCTCCGGGTCGTGCTCGAGGACGGCGTCGCCGATCGTCCCGACCACGAACGTGGCGTCGAGGCCGAGCCCGGCCGCCACCGCGGTGTTGTGCTCGCGCGACTGCTGCTTGACGTCGACGCCGGT
It encodes the following:
- a CDS encoding SMP-30/gluconolactonase/LRE family protein — its product is MTRLPVTRLLGIAVAVPFVVALSAAAATPEATVELTFTDPEIVESSGLVARDGLFVTVNDSGDTGQVFTVDPATGDTVGVTTWSGDPTDVEAVAPAGDGEVWVADIGDNLAARQRVTVSRVPVGRGDRDVDVVAYELDYPGPPQDAETLMVEPGSGRLVVVTKGVFGGEVFVGPDVLDPDGPNPMRRAGVALGIATDGSFFPDGRHVVVRGYGSAAVYTWPGLDEVGRFDLPAQQQGEGIAVDEDGAVFVSSEGMRSDVLRVALPRGVARAVAPDPTSSPTTPASPTRPPAPPTPPASEPAAEGDGVREANEVTEDAAGERSAWPWALGGVVGLVAVVALVRSLRPRPRP
- a CDS encoding DNA topoisomerase IB, translating into MVRLRRTSPDQVGWTRRRAGTGFVYLDQHGERLAPEDAQRVRDLVIPPAWKDVWVTPYANGHLQAVGTDDAGRRQYLYHPEWRTRRDAEKFERMLLFGKGLVKARERVLADLGREGMPLERACAAAVRLLDLGYFRIGNDVYADTHGSFGLTTLERRHVKRHQDRLVFTFTGKSGVDHRIEIDDATVVEAIEIMRRRRAKDDPGLMAYRHGRSWRSIIPDLVNTYVRETTGLEATAKDFRTWHATVLAAAALAESPEPGKTSASRKRAVAGAMREVSEFLGNTPTLARSSYVDPRVIEAYERGLTIQRTTRRRFDTPDVRQAALERATLKLIKQVAS
- a CDS encoding SdiA-regulated/phytase-like domain-containing protein translates to MRSRPLVPLLALVLGGSALAVPAGDAAGSGGAAPPARVVTVLQDPAITESSGLVARRNTFVTVNDSGDGGQVFTVDRDGATVGVTSWRRRPVDVEALAPAGRGRVWVGDVGGNVAARTGLTVVRVPFGPGDRRVRPRRFVLRLPGGPVDVETMMVRPRSGRLVLVTKEAGGGRFLLAPRTLRRDRPNRLVDAGAAPAVATDGAFFPDGRHVVVRGYEDAAVYTWPGRRLLGRFDLPAQQQGEGIAVGRDGRVYLSSEGVRAPLLRVRLPRWLARAVRS